The Ruania alba genome has a window encoding:
- a CDS encoding heavy metal translocating P-type ATPase, whose amino-acid sequence MTDEHAARHEHESVTPHQHDEQPGHAGHGSHEAHEGSHQGHGGHEGSHDGHEGHGGHGDHGDHVAQFRRLFWIMLALAIPTVALSPMFANLLGYTPPSGTVWIPAVLGTVIFVWGGRPFLTGAVSEVRAKQPGMMLLIGMAITVAFVASVGATLGLISHELEFWWELALLVVIMLLGHWIEMRSLARTSSALDSLAELLPDEAERLTEDGGIETVAPAELELSDLVIVRPGGRVPADGEVIEGRAHMDESMITGESATVARGEGDSVVAGTVATDSGLRVRIAAVGEQTALAGIQRMVAEAQSSSTKVQRLADRAAGWLFWFALGAAVLTAIVWLAVGSPSDALVRVITVLVIACPHALGLAIPLVVAISTERAARAGILVKDRLALERARTVDAVLFDKTGTLTRGEPGVVELAGTDGADGDEVLALAAAAESDSEHPLARAIVANARDRGLEIEAAGDFSSAPAVGVQATVAGRTIRVGGPALLKEAGAEAIEESSEWADNGRTVLHVLADGEVIGALGLADEIRPESHEAVHELHERGVTVVMITGDAEPVAQAVAAELGIDQVFAQVRPEDKNAKVRQLQEAGNVVAMVGDGVNDAPALAQADVGIAIGAGTDVAAASAGLILAGDDPRSVLSILRLSAGGYRIMVQNLWWASGYNLAAVPLAAGVLAPIGFVMPMAVGALLMSASTVVVALNALRLRRLDLRP is encoded by the coding sequence ATGACCGATGAGCACGCGGCTCGGCACGAGCACGAATCCGTCACGCCGCATCAGCATGATGAGCAGCCCGGCCACGCGGGGCACGGGAGCCACGAGGCCCACGAGGGCAGCCACCAGGGCCACGGGGGTCATGAGGGCAGCCACGACGGCCACGAGGGACATGGCGGTCACGGCGACCACGGCGACCACGTCGCCCAGTTCCGTCGGCTGTTCTGGATCATGCTCGCCCTCGCCATCCCTACGGTCGCCCTGAGCCCGATGTTCGCGAACCTGCTCGGGTACACACCGCCGTCGGGCACGGTCTGGATCCCTGCCGTGCTCGGCACCGTGATCTTCGTCTGGGGCGGTCGCCCGTTCCTCACCGGGGCGGTGTCCGAGGTCCGTGCGAAACAGCCCGGCATGATGCTGCTGATCGGGATGGCGATCACCGTCGCCTTCGTCGCGTCCGTCGGTGCCACCCTCGGGCTGATCTCTCACGAGCTGGAGTTCTGGTGGGAACTGGCCCTGCTCGTGGTGATCATGCTGCTCGGTCACTGGATCGAGATGCGCTCCCTGGCCCGGACCTCATCGGCGCTGGACTCTCTTGCCGAACTACTGCCCGATGAGGCCGAACGGCTCACCGAGGACGGTGGTATCGAGACCGTCGCACCGGCCGAGCTGGAGCTCTCAGACCTGGTCATCGTCCGGCCCGGCGGGCGGGTCCCTGCCGATGGTGAGGTGATCGAGGGCCGGGCCCACATGGATGAGTCCATGATCACCGGTGAGTCTGCGACGGTTGCGCGTGGCGAGGGCGATTCGGTGGTGGCGGGCACGGTCGCGACGGACTCCGGACTTCGGGTCCGTATCGCAGCAGTGGGGGAGCAGACGGCGTTGGCCGGCATCCAGCGCATGGTCGCGGAGGCACAGTCGTCCTCGACGAAGGTACAGCGTCTGGCGGATCGGGCGGCCGGCTGGCTGTTCTGGTTCGCTCTCGGGGCGGCCGTGCTGACGGCGATCGTCTGGCTGGCTGTGGGGAGCCCGTCCGATGCGCTCGTTCGCGTGATCACCGTGCTCGTGATCGCGTGCCCGCACGCCCTCGGCCTGGCGATCCCGCTCGTGGTCGCCATCTCCACGGAGCGGGCGGCGCGCGCCGGGATCTTGGTCAAGGACCGATTGGCGCTGGAACGGGCGCGGACCGTTGACGCGGTGCTCTTCGACAAGACCGGCACCCTCACCAGGGGAGAGCCCGGCGTCGTGGAGCTCGCCGGGACGGATGGTGCCGATGGCGATGAGGTGCTCGCGCTCGCAGCAGCGGCCGAGTCCGACAGTGAGCATCCGCTGGCCCGGGCGATCGTGGCCAACGCCAGGGATCGCGGGCTCGAGATCGAGGCGGCCGGCGACTTCTCATCGGCTCCCGCGGTGGGGGTGCAGGCCACCGTGGCCGGCCGAACGATTCGGGTCGGAGGTCCGGCACTGCTGAAGGAGGCCGGGGCCGAGGCGATCGAGGAGAGTTCCGAGTGGGCAGACAACGGGCGTACCGTGCTGCACGTCCTCGCCGACGGTGAGGTGATCGGAGCGCTCGGCCTGGCTGATGAGATCCGGCCGGAGTCGCACGAGGCGGTTCACGAGCTCCACGAGCGGGGCGTCACGGTGGTGATGATCACCGGTGACGCCGAACCGGTCGCGCAAGCGGTGGCTGCCGAGCTCGGTATCGACCAGGTGTTTGCGCAGGTGCGCCCCGAGGACAAGAACGCCAAGGTGCGTCAGTTGCAGGAGGCGGGCAACGTCGTCGCGATGGTCGGTGACGGCGTGAACGACGCTCCGGCACTCGCGCAGGCCGATGTGGGAATCGCGATCGGGGCGGGCACCGACGTCGCGGCCGCCTCGGCCGGGCTGATCCTCGCCGGCGACGACCCGCGCTCGGTGTTGTCGATCCTGCGGCTCTCGGCCGGTGGCTATCGCATCATGGTGCAGAACCTGTGGTGGGCGTCCGGCTACAACCTGGCCGCCGTACCGCTCGCCGCCGGGGTGCTCGCCCCGATCGGGTTCGTGATGCCGATGGCGGTGGGAGCGCTGCTGATGTCGGCCTCCACCGTGGTGGTGGCGCTCAATGCGCTGCGGCTACGACGGCTCGATCTGCGCCCCTGA